The following proteins are encoded in a genomic region of Nicotiana sylvestris chromosome 4, ASM39365v2, whole genome shotgun sequence:
- the LOC104242158 gene encoding uncharacterized protein yields MPFKQKEMTLFLKKYRVEVTGIAETRVKVNKARRITQKIAKDWQVKYNYDHAYNGRIWLLWKPHIKLQILESTGWYYIWCNKRDDNARVYSKIDLAFGNYNWLMNYGHIEAEYLNPGVSDHSPNLLKCNCIVQQQNLHPRPFKLYQAVLHHPDFAGILKKVWAQDYKDIGMSRTWQKLKRLKEALRELNTYMTSYQQKLNQAKQELELAQYNISLQPLCQIYIEQEKEALIEVEKWSNVEEQVLRQKSRATWIQYRDVNTKYFHAQWKMRISANTINSIHNDAGIKIIEPK; encoded by the exons ATGCCCTTTAAACAGAAGGAGATGACTCTCTTTCTGAAGAAGTACAGAGTAGAAGTTACGGGAATAGCTGAGACAAGAGTAAAAGTAAATAAAGCTAGGAGGATCACACAAAAGATAGCAAAGGACTGGCAAGTCAAATACAACTATGATCATGCCTATAATGGTCGTATTTGGCTACTGTGGAAACCTCATATAAAGCTTCAAATATTAGAG AGCACAGGATGGTACTACATATGGTGTAACAAAAGAGATGATAATGCAAGAGTATATAGCAAGATTGACTTGGCATTTGGAAATTATAATTGGCTGATGAACTATGGCCATATTGAAGCAGAGTATCTGAATCCTGGAGTTTCAGACCATTCACCAAACTTGCTCAAATGCAACTGTATAGTACAACAACAGAACTTGCATCCTAGACCCTTCAAGCTATATCAAGCAGTATTACACCATCCAGATTTTGCAGGGATATTGAAAAAAGTGTGGGCACAGGATTATAAAGATATAGGGATGTCCAGAACATGGCAGAAACTTAAGAGGCTAAAAGAGGCACTAAGGGAGTTAAATACTTACATGACCTCTTATCAACAAAAGCTTAATCAAGCCAAGCAGGAATTGGAATTAGCACAATATAATATCTCCCTACAACCATTATGCCAGATCTATATAGAACAGGAGAAAGAAGCTTTAATAGAAGTGGAAAAGTGGAGCAATGTGGAGGAACAGGTTCTAAGGCAGAAATCACGAGCCACATGGATACAATATAGAGATGTTAATACAAAATACTTCCATGCTCAGTGGAAGATGCGCATTAGTGCTAATACAATTAATTCTATACACAATGATGCGGGAATCAAGATCATAGAACCAAAGTAG
- the LOC104242157 gene encoding low-specificity L-threonine aldolase 1-like gives MAVRTVDFRSDTVTKPTESMRNAMANAEVDDDVLGYDPTAQRLEAEMARIMGKEAGLFVPSGTMGNLICLLTHCQIRGSEVILGDNSHIHVYENGGISTIGGVHPRTVKNNEDGTMDLHLIEAAIRDSSFEILYPTTRLICLENSHARSGGRCLTVEYTDKVGELAKKYGLKLHIDGARIFNASVALGVPVHRLVQAADSVSACLSKGLGAPAGSVIVGSKSFIARAKILRKTLGGGMRQIGVLCAAASVALQENLVKLEGDHRKAKLLAEELNKIKGLKVDSAAVETNIVYCHILKGSKVSRTHLCKILEQHGILVLPEGPMRIRFVIHHQISESDVHYTVSCLQQTLAGEAEENGDIKHLMNGFKHNLYL, from the exons ATGGCGGTAAGAACTGTGGATTTTCGATCAGACACAGTTACTAAACCAACTGAATCCATGCGTAACGCAATGGCCAATGCAGAAGTAGATGATGATGTCTTAGGTTATGATCCAACGGCCCAACGCCTCGAAGCAGAGATGGCAAGAATCATGGGCAAAGAAGCAGGGCTATTTGTTCCTTCAGGCACAATGGGCAATCTTATTTGCTTGCTTACTCATTGCCAAATTAGGGGGAGTGAAGTAATTCTTGGTGATAATTCACATATTCATGTATATGAAAATGGAGGGATTTCTACAATTGGAGGTGTTCATCCTAGGACAGTGAAGAACAATGAAGATGGAACAATGGATCTTCATCTGATTGAAGCTGCAATTCGAGATTCTAGTTTTGAAATACTTTATCCAACCACTAGGCTTATCTGCTTAGAGAATTCACATGCACG ATCGGGAGGTAGATGCCTTACTGTAGAGTATACAGACAAAGTTGGAGAGCTAGCAAAGAAATATGGTCTGAAGCTGCATATTGATGGCGCTCGTATATTCAATGCATCAGTT GCACTTGGTGTGCCCGTTCACAGGCTTGTACAAGCGGCTGATTCAGTTTCG GCATGCTTATCGAAAGGTCTTGGTGCTCCAGCGGGATCTGTGATTGTTGGTTCAAAGAGCTTCATTGCCAGG GCAAAAATTCTGAGGAAGACTCTAGGTGGAGGAATGCGACAGATTGGTGTACTCTGTGCTGCTGCTTCTGTCGCTTTACAAGAAAATCTTGTTAAGTTGGAAGGAGACCACAGAAAGGCTAAACTTTTAGCAG AGGAACTTAACAAAATCAAAGGGCTTAAAGTTGATAGTGCTGCTGTAGAGACCAACATT GTATATTGTCATATACTGAAAGGGTCAAAGGTCAGTAGAACACATTTGTGTAAGATTTTGGAACAACATGGTATACTTGTACTACCAGAAGGGCCAATGAG AATCAGGTTTGTTATACACCACCAGATTTCAGAAAGTGATGTGCACTATACTGTCTCTTGCCTTCAG CAAACTTTGGCGGGAGAGGCAGAAGAAAATGGTGATATTAAGCATCTTATGAACGGTTTCAAACATAATCTTTATctgtaa